A stretch of the Nicotiana tabacum cultivar K326 chromosome 6, ASM71507v2, whole genome shotgun sequence genome encodes the following:
- the LOC107780814 gene encoding uncharacterized protein LOC107780814, translated as MASSFALYFLLLVLVANIFYFQTSLCDDAADQALIMGICRQVQDSTFCLNTFRQNIPSHPYTPTVVTKVAISQSLQHATNNRIFIETSKASSKDKDIQNLFAICDSGYGFLISELQSATQSLPKRDFNALENSLSKCPKFVNDCQSAFGGNTTPELLDRSRKQLDLVLMANIAEGLIQK; from the coding sequence ATGgcttcttcttttgctttgtaTTTCCTTCTTCTAGTTCTTGTTGCAAACATTTTCTACTTCCAAACCTCTTTGTGTGATGACGCTGCTGACCAGGCATTGATAATGGGTATATGTAGACAAGTACAAGATTCTACCTTCTGCTTAAATACTTTCAGACAAAATATACCATCTCATCCATATACTCCTACTGTAGTAACAAAAGTTGCTATTAGCCAATCATTACAACATGCTACCAACAATCGTATCTTCATAGAGACATCAAAAGCAAGTTCCAAAGACAAAGACATCCAAAACTTGTTTGCTATTTGTGATAGTGGCTATGGATTCTTGATTAGTGAGCTCCAAAGCGCTACTCAATCATTACCCAAAAGAGATTTTAATGCCTTAGAAAATTCACTTTCCAAGTGTCCCAAATTTGTGAATGACTGTCAGAGTGCATTTGGTGGCAACACCACACCTGAATTATTAGACAGGAGTAGGAAACAACTAGATCTTGTACTAATGGCAAATATTGCTGAAGGTCTTATTCAGAAATAG